Below is a window of Clavibacter michiganensis subsp. tessellarius DNA.
GCCGACCTGGTCGACGCGGTCGAGGAGACCGGCGTCCCCACGATCTTCGCGGAGTCCTCGCAACCCGACCGCCTCGTGCAGGCGCTCGCGAGCGAGGCCGACATCCGCGTGGAGGTGGTCGAGCTGTTCACGGAGTCCCTCACGGGCCCCGAGGGCGGCGCCCCCGACTACCTCGCCATGATGCGCGTCAACACGCAGCGCATCGCATCCGGGCTCTCCCCTTGAGCGCGGCGATCCACCCATGACGAGAAGGGACCGCCGGGCTCTCCCGCTGAGCGCCCGCGATCCCTCCCACACAGAAGGAACCACCATGCGCACCCCCCGACTCCGACGGACCGGCATCGCCGCCGTCACCCTGGGTCTCGCCGCGACGCTCGCGGCCTGCTCCACCCCCGCCCCGGAGGGCTCCCCGTCCTCCGACGCCGCGGCCGGATCCGGCGAGGCAGCCGGACCCCGCCTCGCCGTCGCGTACGAGGGCGGCATCCTCGTCCTCGACGGCGAGACGCTCGAGACCGTCGCCGACCTCGGCTCCGAGGAGTTCACTCGCCTCAACCCCGCGGGCGACGACCGGCACGTCATGGTCACGATGAGCGAGGGCTTCCAGGTGCTCGACACCGCGGCCGGCACCGGCGACGCACCCGAGCTGACGGACACGGTCTTCGCGGCCGACACCCCCGGCCACGTCGTCCGCCACGCGGGCAAGACGATCCTCTACGCCGACGGCACGAGCGACACGACGGTCTTCGACACCGCGGCCCTCGCCACCACGGACGGCATGCCCGAGACCGAGACGATCGCGGGCGTCGAGGCGCACCACGGCGTCTCGATCGTGCTCGAGGACGGCACGTTCCTCACCACCGTCGGGAACGCGGACGGCCGGAACGGCATCGAGGTCCGCGACGCGTCCGGCGCGGTCGTCGCGCAGAGCGACCAGTGCCCCGGCGTCCACGGCGAGGGCACGGCGGCCGGCGAGGTCGTGGTCTTCGGTTGCGAGGACGGCGCGCTCCTCTACGACGACGGCGCGATCACCAAGCTCACCGCGCCCGACCAGCCGTACGGCCGGATGGGCAACGCCTACGTGAGCGAGACCAGCCCGATCGTCGTCGGCGACTACAAGTCCGACCGCGACGCCGAGGGCTACCTGCTCGAGGCCGTGGCCCTGATCGACACGGAGGCGGCAACCCTCCGCGTCGTCGACATGCCGGAGGGCGTGGGCTACACGTTCCGCGACGTCGCGCGGGGCCCGGGCGACATGGCCTACATCATGGGCTCGGACGGCCAGGTCCACGTGCTCGATCCCGCGACCGGCGAGCTGACCGGCTCCTTCCCCGTCATGGACGCGTGGGAGAGCCCGGTCGAGTGGCAGGACCCGCACCCCGCGATCGTCGTCGCCGACGGCGTCGGGTACGTCACCGAGCCGGCCGCGAAGAAGGTGCACGCGGTCGACCTCACGACGGGCGAGGTGCTCTCCCGCACGACCCTCGAGGTCACGCCGAACGAGATGGCGGTCGCCGCGGGCTGATCCGCGGAGGGGTCGTGGGGCGCGGGGCGGAGGCTCCGCGCCCCGCGCGCGTCGGGCGTCCGGCTGGCGTGCGTCCGGCCTCCGGCCTCCGGCGTCGGGCGTCGGGCGTCCGGCGTCCGGCGTGCGGACGCGCGGGTCGCGTGCGGTCGCGTCTGTGGGCGCGGCCGCCGCGGATGTGCGGCCGCGTGCCACGATCCTCGTTCCCGCTGCCGCACGTCCCGCGTCGCATCCCCGCGGCCGACGCCGGCTCCGATCCCCTGCGGGCCGATCGGCAGCACCCGACCGGAGGAGCGCCCCGCATGACGACGACCGTGACCCGAGCGCCCCGCCCCGCGCGCATCCTCTTCTCGTTCGCCCGCGGCCGGGGGCATCTGAACCCGATGCTGCCCCTCGCGCGCGCGGCCGCGGCGGCCGGCCACGAGACCGCCCTCTGCGGCGCCCGGCCGATCGTGCTCGACCAGACCGGCTTCGACCACCTCCACCCGCGGGAGGTGTCGACGATGCCGTCGACGGCGGGCGCGGACTGGAGCGAACGCGACACGGGCCGGCTGACGCCCGTGTCCGCCGCGGGCCTGCTGGCGAACATCGCCCCGCACTTCCTCGGCGACACCGGGCGCGAGTCCCGTGCCGCCGTCATCGAGGTCGCCAGGGAGTGGGCGGCCGACGTCGTCGTGTGCGACGGGCAGGACTTCGGGGCGATGGTCGCGGCGGAGGTCGCAGGGCTCCCGTGCGTGGTGGTGGAGGTCCTCGCGACCGTGCCCGACGCGTGGCTCGAGCGGATCCGCGAGCCCATGCAGGGGTTCCGGGCGGAGGTCGGCTTGGCGCCGGATCCCGAGCTGCGCGTGGCGCACGGCGCCCTCACGGTGGTGCCGTTCCCGCCCGCGCTCCGCGCCGATCGGGCATCGCAAGGCCCGGTGACGCGCATGCGCCCCGACGCCCCGCAGCCGGAGCGCGACCACCCCGCCGTCGCCTGGCTCGCGGCGGGCGACGAGGAGCAGCGCGTGTACGCGACGCTCGGCACCGTCTTCAACCGGGCGTCCGGCGACCTGCTCCCGCGGATCATCCGGGCGCTCGAGTCGCTCCCGGTGCGCGCGCTCGTCACGACGGGGCCCGACATCGACCCGGCCGGGTTCCGGGCGGCCAGCCCGCGCATCCGGGTGGAGCGGTACGTGCCGCAGGACGGCGCGATCGCCGCGGCCGACCTCGTCGTGTCGCACGGCGGATCCGGCACCATGACGCAGGCGCTCTCCCACGGCGTCCCCGTCCTGATGCTGCCGCTCGGCGCCGACCACCTGCCGAACAGCCAGCGCGTGCGGGACCTCGGCGCGGGCGCGATGGTCGACGCGCGGGCGACGACGGACGAGCTCGCCGCGCGGATCCGGGACCTCCTCGCCGATGCGGCGCCACGCGCGGCCGCCGCGGCCGTCGCCGCGGAGATGCGCGCGCTGCCCTCGCCCGACGACGTGATGCGGCGCATCGAGGCGCTGCTCCGCTGACGCCCGCCTGCTGTCCGCCCGCCGGCCGCGGCCCCTCGCATCCCTCTTGCCGATCCGGCAAGGACCCGTGCGTCGGACGCCCGGGTCGGCGAGGCTCGACCCATGGACATCGCACAGGGCATCAGGGGCAGGCACGAGTGGGACGCGGTCGTCGTCGGGGGCGGCGCCGCGGGATCGAGCGCGGCGCTCATGCTGGCGCGCGCCCGCCGGAGCGTGCTGGTCGTCGACGCGGGTCAGCCGCGCAACGCGGTCGCCGCGCACATGCACGGCGTCCTCGGCCACGACGGGAAGCCGCCGCGGCAGCTCCTCGCGGAGGGGCGCCGCGAGATCGCGGGCTACGGCGGCGTCGTGGTCGACGGGCGGGTCGAGGGGATCGAGGCGGTCGAGGCGGTCAGCCCCGAGGCGCGCCCGGACGGTCCGCGCTTCCGCGTGAGCCTCGACGACGGCGCCGTGGTGCGCGCCCGCCGCGTGATCCTCGCGACCGGCCTCGCCGACGTCCTGCCCGAGGTCCCCGGCCTCGCGGCGCACTGGGGCGCGGGCGTCGTCGTGTGCCCGTACTGCGACGGCTGGGAGGTGCGCGACCGGCGGATCGGCGTGCTCGCGACCGGGCCCGGCAGCCTCCACCACGTGCAGATGCTGCGCCAGTGGTCGGCCGACATCGCCTTCCTCGTCGCCGGCGGGACGGCGGACGGCGCGCCGCTCGCCATCGACGCCGCGACCCGCGCCGGGCTCGACGCGCGCGGGATCCGCGTCGAGGAGGCCGCGGTCGTGCGCGTGCTCGGCGAGCGCGGCGCGCTGGAGGGCCTGGAGCTCGCCGATGGCCGGATCCTCCCGCTCGACTCGCTCTTCGCGATGCCGGGCGTCGCGCCGCGCGACGCCCTCGCCCGCGCGCTCGGCGCCGCCACCGAGGAGACGCCGTGGGGCCCGTTCGTGACGGCGGATCAGATGGGCCGCACGAGCGTCCCCGGCCTCCTCATCGCGGGCAACGCGTCGAGCGGATCCGCGAACGTGCCCGTCGCGATGGCCGCGGGCACCATGGCGGGCGCGATGGCGAACGCCGACATGGTGACGGAGGACGTGGCCGCCGCGGTCGCGATGGCGGACGCCGTGCCCGCGGGCGCCGCCCGGTAGCGGTCGACGCCTGCCACGCGTAAACTTGAGTCACTCAGACTCAAGTACGTGAGGGAAGGAACGCAGTGGCCAACATGCAGGGCGCACCCGCCACCGACGAGAACGCGAAGACCGCGCTCGAGCAGTACGGGGTGAACCTGACCGAGATCGCGAAGAGCGGAAAGCTCGACCCGGTCATCGGACGCGACGCGGAGATCCGGCGCATCAGCCAGGTGCTCACGCGGCGCACCAAGAACAACCCGGTGCTCATCGGCGAGCCCGGCGTCGGCAAGACCGCCGTGGTCGAGGGCCTCGCGCAGCGCATCGTCGCGGGCGACGTGGCCGACTCGCTGAAGGGCAAGCAGCTCGTCTCGCTGGATCTCGCGGCGCTCGTCGCGGGCGCGAAGTACCGCGGCGAGTTCGAGGAGCGGCTGAAGGCCGTGCTCAAGGAGATCGACGACGCCGACGGCGAGGTCATCACCTTCGTCGACGAGCTGCACACGCTCATGGGCGCGGGCGGCGGCGAGGGATCCGTGGCGGCGTCGAACATGCTCAAGCCCATGCTCGCGCGCGGCGAGCTGCGCCTCATCGGCGCCACCACGCTCGACGAGTACCGCCAGTACATCGAGAAGGACGCCGCGCTCGAGCGCCGCTTCCAGCAGGTCTACGTGGGCGAGCCGAGCGTCGAGGACACCGTCGCGATCCTCCGCGGGCTCAAGGGCCGGTACGAGGCGCACCACCAGGTGCCCATCACGGATGCGGCGCTCGTCGCCGCGGCATCGCTCTCCAACCGCTACATCCCGGCCCGGCAGCTGCCGGACAAGGCCATCGACCTCATCGACGAGGCCGCGTCGCGGCTGCGGATGGAGATCGACTCGTCGCCCGTCGAGATCGACGAGCTGCGGCGCGCGGTCGACCGGATGCGGCTCGAGGAGCTGGCGCTGAAGCGCGAGAAGGACGAGGCGTCGAAGGCGCGGCTGGAGAAGCTGCGGGAGGACATCGCCGTGCGGGAGGCGTCCCTCGGCGACCTGCAGCGGCGGTGGGAGGCGGAGCGCGCGAGCGTCAACCGCGTCGGCAAGCTGAAGGACGAGCTGAATGAGCTGCGGATCCGCGCCGAGCGGGCCCAGCGCGAGGGGAACCTGGAGAAGGCGTCGCGCCTGCTCTACGGCGAGATCCCGGTGATCGAGCGCGAGGTCGCGCAGGCGGAGGCCGCGGAGTCGGTGCCGTCCGCGGAGGACCGGCTCGTGAACGAGCAGGTGACGGCCGAGGACATCGCCGCGGTCGTGGCGGCCTGGACCGGGATCCCCGTCGGCCGGCTGCTCCAGGGCGAGACCGAGAAGCTGCTGCACCTCGAGCAGGAGCTCGGCAAGCGGCTCATCGGCCAGAAGCCGGCCGTGCGGGCCGTCGCCGACGCGGTGCGCCGCACGCGCGCCGGCATCTCCGACCCGGGCCGGCCCACGGGATCCTTCCTCTTCCTCGGCCCCACGGGCGTCGGCAAGACGGAGCTCGCGAAGGCCCTGGCGGAGTTCCTGTTCGACGACGAGAAGGCCATGGTCCGCATCGACATGAGCGAGTACGGCGAGAAGTTCGCCGTCTCGCGGCTCGTGGGCGCCCCTCCCGGGTACGTCGGCTACGAGCAGGGCGGCCAGCTCACCGAGGCCGTGCGGCGCCGCCCGTACTCGGTGGTGCTGCTCGACGAGGTCGAGAAGGCCCACCCCGAGGTGTTCGACGTGCTGCTGCAGGTGCTCGACGACGGCCGGCTCACCGACGGGCAGGGCCGCACGGTCGACTTCCGCAACGTGATCCTCGTGCTCACCAGCAACCTCGGCTCGCAGTTCATCAGCGACGCCACGCTGCCGCTCGACCAGCGCGAGCAGGCCGTGCAGCAGCTCGTGCGCCAGACGTTCAAGCCGGAGTTCGTGAACCGGCTCGACGACATCGTCGTGTTCCAGACGCTGTCGCTCGAGGACCTCGGCCAGATCGTCGAGCTCTACATCGACCGGCTCGGCGTGCGCCTCTCGGAGCGGCGGCTCACGCTGGGCGTCACGCCGGACGCCCGCCGCTGGCTCGCCGAGCGCGGGCACGACCCGCTGTACGGCGCGCGTCCGCTCCGCCGGCTGATGCAGCGCGAGATCGACGACCGCCTCGCGCGCGAGCTCCTCGCGGGCGACGTGCGCGACGGCGACGCGGTGCGGGTCGACCTCGCGCCCGACGGCGACGGCCTCACGGTCGGCCGCGCGTGGAGCGACGAGCCGGGGGAGCAGGCGCCGGGCGCCTGACCCGGACGCGGCCCGCGGCGCGCTCCTCGCCGGGAGCGCGCCGCGGGCCGTCGTCGTGTGCGTCGCGGTCGCGGTCGCGGTCGGGGCCTGCGGCTCGCGGATCAGACCGCCGTCACCCGCAGGATCGCGATCGACTCCGGCAGCATCGCCGGTGCGTGCAGGCCCGACGCGGCCAGCGCGCGGCCGGTGAGCTCGACGCCGTCCCACCAGGCCGGGGCCGTGAAGCCGGGCTCGGGGGTGCCGACGCGCACGGGCTCCACGCGGTAGCGGCGCTCGGGATCCAGGCCCGGCAGCAGGAAGCGGCCGCGCGGGGAGACCTCGGAGCGGCCGATCGACGCGAGGAAGAACAGCGCGGAAGCGGCGTCCGGCGCGACGGCGCCGTGGACCAGCAGCGTGGGGTCGCTCCCGTCGGCGCGCACGACCGTGCCCGTGTGCATCAGCGCGCGCTCCTCCTTGTAGAGGGCGATCCACGCGGCGAGGTCGGCGTTCTCCTCCTCGGTGGCCTGCGCCAGGTCCCACTCGATTCCGAGGTGGCCGTACAGCGCCGAGCCCGCGCGGAACGCGAGGCGGTGCGCGCGGCCGGTGGTGTGGCTGACGCCCGAGGCGATGTGCGAGCCCATCAGCTCCGGCGGGAGGAGCTGCATGGTCCAGCGCATCATCTGCTGGCGGTCGAGCGGGTCGATGCAGTCGGAGACCCACACGCGGTCGGTGCGCTCGAGCACGCCGAGGTCGACACGGGCGCCGCCGGATGCGCACGCCTCGATCTCGAGGCCGGGGAAGCGCGCCCGCAGCTCGTCCATGAGCCGGTACGCCGCGAGCGTCTGCCGGTGCACGCCCGCCTCGCCGCGCGGGTGGACGCCGGCGTCGACGAGGTCGCGGTTGTGGTCCCACTTCACGTAGGCGATGTCGTGGGCGCTGAGGATCGCGGTCATCCGCTCGAGCACGTAGGCGTACGCCTCCGGGATCACGAGGTCGAGCACCTGCTGGTCGCGGGCCCGGCGGGGGAGGCGGCCGCCGGTGGCCATGATCCACTCCGGATGCGCGCGCGCCAGGTCGGAGTCCTCGTTCACCATCTCCGGCTCGAACCAGAGACCGAACTCCATGCCGAGGCCCGTGACGTGGTCGACGATCGGGTCGAGCCCGTCGGGCCACACGGTCTCGTCGACGTACCAGTCGCCGAGGCCGGCGTGGTCGTCGCGGCGGTGGCGGAACCAGCCGTCGTCGAGCACGTAGCGCTCCACTCCGAGGGCGGCGGCGCGATCCGCGAGGTCCGTCAGGCGCGCGAGGTCGTGGTCGAAGTAGACGGCCTCCCAGACGTTGATCGTCATGGGCCGGTCGCGGCGCGGGTGGGAGTCGCGGGCGCGCAGGAAGCGGTGGAAGCGGGCGGCCTGGTCGTCGAGGCCGTGCCCGAACGCCGCGTAGACCCAGGGGCTCGCGTACGCCTCGTCGCGGGCGAGGCGCACCTCGCCGGGCAGGAGGAGCTCGCCGCCGCCGATCACCTGGCGGCCCGTGGAGAGGCGCTCGGCGTAGTGGCGATGGTTGCCGCTGAACGCGACGTGCACGCCGCGCACGTCGCCGTGGCGGAAGCCGAAGCCGGGCGTGCCGACGGAGAGGAGGGTCGCGGCGTCGGGCCCGGTGCGGCCCTTGCGGCCCTCGCGCTCGTGGATCCCGACGACGAGCTCCCGGCGCTGCGGCGTGCGCTCGAGGCCCCAGCGTCCGGCGAAGTCGAGGATCTCGCGGGCCTCGGCCGGGAGCGGCAGCGCGAGCTGGAGGGCGCCGACGGAGTAGACGTCGTCGCGCAGATTGCGGACCTCGGCGCGCATCCGGACGAGGCCGGACGGCAGCAGCTCGACGTCCATGCCGAGCGCGAGGCCGGCGGCGTCGTCGACCGCGTCGACGTGCACGAGCGCGGGGCCGGCGGACGCGGATCCGGGCCGGCCGTCGACGCCCGACGGGAGCGGGGAGCCGTCGACGGTCGCGGCCGTGACGCGGAACATCGGCGACCAGTCGGCGCCGTCGCGGTGCCCCTCGAGGCCGGGCTTGCCCATCCACGACGTGTGCGCCTCGGGCAGGATCGAGAGCCGCACGGGCGTGTCCGCGATGCTGCCCACGATCGGCTCGACCGACGCGCGCACCAGCGTCTCGAGGTCGGCCGCGGTCGTCTCGCCGAGGTCCGCGCCCCAGTGCACGACGGCCGGGAGGCGCCCGTCGACGAGGTCGAGGACCAGCGAGACGCCGGAGGCCCGGAGGTGGAGGAGGGCGGAGGGGACGGCGGTGTCGGACATGGGGCTCCTCGCGTCGGTGCGGGTGGGGACGGATCCATCCTCCCGTGCCGGCGCGGGTGCGCGCGCCTAGTCCAGGTCCTCGAGCCCGGGGACGGCCGTGCCGTCCTGCCGGTCGGCGGTCACGCTCGTGCTCGACTGCGACTGGCGTGCGCGCACGGAGATCGCGCGGATCCGCTCCACGGCCTCCGGGTCGCGCAGCTCGTCCTCCGCGGGGCCGGCCTGCTCCACCACGATCTGGCTGGCCGGGCCGATGAGGATCTCCACCTCGCCCACGCCGCCCTCGGGCAGCCGGACGGGCACCGTCACGGTCGCCGCCGCCATGCCCTCCCGGGCGAGCGCCTGCGCGCACTCGACCACGGCGCGGGCGATGTCGTCGCCCGTCAGGTAGCGGCCGTCGGCGTAGTGGATGGTGTGCACGCTCTCAGTGAAGGCCATCGCCCGCCGGTCGCCTAGGGGCTTGTCGCCAGCGGACAGCGGGTGGAGGGTCCGCCCCGCGCGATGGCCGCGCGATGGCCGCGCGATGGCCGCGCGCCGCCGCCCGGGCCGGCCGCGCAGGTCGCGCCGGCCGCCCTCGCTACGCTCGGCGGATGACCTACGTCGCTCATCCCGATCGCTACTCCTCCATGCCCTACCGCCGCTCCGGCCGCTCGGGGCTCAAACTCCCCGAGCTCTCCCTCGGCCTCTGGCACAACTTCGGCACCGCCCGCCCGATCGACACCCAGCGCGCCATCGTCCGTCGCGCGTTCGACCTCGGCATCACCCACTTCGACCTCGCCAACAACTACGGCCCGCCCCCCGGCAGCGCCGAGACCGCGTTCGGCCGGATCCTCGCCGAGGACCTCCGCCCGTACCGCGACGAGATCGTCATCTCCTCCAAGGCCGGCTACCTCATGTGGGACGGCCCCTACGGCGAGTGGGGCTCCCGCAAGTCGATGCTCGCGTCGCTCGACCAGAGCCTCGGGCGCATGGGCCTCGAGTACGTCGACGTGTTCTACTCGCACCGGCCGGATCCGGAGACGCCCATCGAGGAGACCATGGGCGCGCTCGCGACCGCGGTGCACCAGGGCAAGGCGCTCTACGCCGGCATCAGCAACTACTCGCCCGAGCAGACCGAGCGCGCGGTCGCGGCGCTCGCCGAGCACAAGGTGCCGCTGACCATCCACCAGCCGAGCTACTCGATGTTCAACCGGCACGTCGAGGGCGGGCTGCTGCCCGTGCTGGAGGAGGCCGGATCGGGCTGCATCGTGTTCTCGCCGCTCGCGCAGGGGCTGCTCACCGACCGGTACCTGTCCGGATCCATCCCCTCCGACTCGCGCGCCGCGACCAGCGGGTTCCTCGACGAGTCCGCCGTCTCGTCCGTCTACCTGGAGCGGGCGCGCGGCCTGCAGGCCGTCGCCGAGGGGCGCGGGCAGACGCTCGCGCAGCTCGCGCTCACGTGGGTGCTGCGGCACCCGGGGATCACGAGCGCGCTCATCGGCGCGTCGAGCGTGGAGCAGCTGGAGCAGAACGTGGCCGCGGCCGGCGCCCCGGCGCTCACCGACGACGAGCTGGCGGCCATCGAGCCGCTCGCGGTCGACGGCACCGGGCGCTGATCCGCGGATGACGGACGCGCCCGCCCCCTCCCCCCTCGCCGACCGCGTCGCGCGCCTGCTCGACGCGCAGGGCGTCGTCGACGGCCACGACGACCTCGCCTGGGCGCTCCGCGAGCGCGCCGTGCGGGAGGGCGGCCGGGGCGCGTCCGTCGGCGACGACGTGCTCGCCCGGCTCGCGGTGGAGGACGCGGTGCCCGGCCTGCACACCGACCTGCCCCGGCTCGCGCGCGGCCGCGTGTCGGCCCAGTTCTGGTCGGTGTGGGTGCCCGACCTGCCCGACGTGGATCCGGTGCGCTCCACCCTCGAGCAGATCGACGTGGTGCGCCGCCTCGTGGCCGCGCACCCGGACCGGCTCGCGCTCGCCGTGACGGCCGACGACGTGGACCGCGTCGTCGCGTCGGGCCGCATCGCGTCGCTGCTCGGCATGGAGGGCGGCCACTCGATCGGCGGCTCCCTCGGCGTGCTGCGGGCGATGCGCGCGCTCGGGGTGCGCTACATGACGCTCACGCACAACGCGAACGTGGCCTGGGCCGACTCGGCCACCGACGCGCCCGTGCTGCACGGGCTGAGCCCCGCGGGCGAGCGCGTCGTGGCGGAGATGGAGCGGATCGGCATGCTCGTCGACCTCTCGCACGTGTCGGCCGACGTGATGCGGCACGCGCTGCGGATCGCCCGGCGACCCGTGCTGTTCTCGCACTCGGGGGCGCGCGCCGCGTGCGACGTGCCGCGCAACGTGCCCGACGACGTGCTCGCGTCGCTGCCGGCGAACGGCGGCGTCTGCATGGCGACCTTCGTGCCGCAGTTCGTGTCGCCCGCGGTCGCCGACTGGCACGACGCGACGCTGGCGCTCGCCGTGGCCGAGGGCGTGGACCCGCGCGACCACGAGGGCGTGCAGGCCGTGGCCGCGCGGCGCCCGGGGGAGCGGCCGCGCGCGACGCTCGCCGACGTCGTGCGGCACGTGGAGCGGATCCGCGAGGTCGCCGGATCCCGGCACGTGGGCCTCGGCGGCGACTACGACGGCATCGACCGCACGCCCGACGGGCTCGAGGACGTGTCGCGGTACCCGGCGCTCATCGCCGCGCTGGCCGAGCGCGGCTGGTCGGACGATGACCTCCGGGCGCTCGCGGGCGGCAACGCGCTGCGCGTGCTCCGGGCCGCGGACGCCGACGACGAGGTGGCGCGCGGGCCGGCGGACGCGGGGGAGCTGGCGTGAGCGGGGGATCGGCGGGCGCAGCCGGTGCCGGTGCCGTAGAGCCCGCCTCGGTCGCCGCCGCGTCCGCCTCGGCCGGTGGCGGCGCCGTCGCCGCGATGGACCCGCGCGCGGCCGCCGCCCTGCTCGACGACCTCGCCGACCGCGGCTGGCCCGCCGAGCACCGCGAGCGGCACGGCGGCTGGATCCTCCGCGCGGCCGGCGGCGTCACCAAGCGCGCCAACTCGGCGCTGCCGGCGGGACCGGTCGACGATCCCGCCGCCGCCCTCGACCACGCCGAGGCCTTCGCGCGGGATCACGGCATCGCCGCGTGCGTGCAGGTGTCGCCCGCGTCCGAGCCCGCCGACCTGGCGGCGCTGCTGGCCGCCCGCGGGTACGCCCCCGCGGCCCGGACGCTCGTGCAGGTCCAGGACGCGACGGCGGTCGTCGACGCGCTCGGGGCGGCTGATGCGCGCGGTGCGTCGGCCGCGCTCGGTGCGGGCGGCGCGCTCGACCCGGGCCTCGTCGTGACGGTCGACGACGCCCCCGACGACGCCTGGCTCGACGCGTGGTGGAGCGTCGACGGGCGCGGCGGATCCGCGGAGCGCGACGTCGCGCGGCGGATCCTCGTGCGCGGCCCGGCGCTGTACGCGGCGGTCCGCGCCGGCGACCGCGTCCTCGCGACCGCCCGGCTCGCGCTCGTCGACGGCTGGGGCGGCCTCTTCGCGGTCGCCACCCGTCCGGAGGCCCGGCGCCGCGGCCTGTCGCGCGCGGCCATGGGCGCGGCCGTCCGCGTCGGGCTCGACCGCGGGATCACCGGGCTGTGGCTCCAGGTCGTCGAGGAGAACGCGGGTGCGCGGGCGCTCTACGCGCGGCTCGGCTTCAGGACCGCCTC
It encodes the following:
- a CDS encoding GNAT family N-acetyltransferase, coding for MSGGSAGAAGAGAVEPASVAAASASAGGGAVAAMDPRAAAALLDDLADRGWPAEHRERHGGWILRAAGGVTKRANSALPAGPVDDPAAALDHAEAFARDHGIAACVQVSPASEPADLAALLAARGYAPAARTLVQVQDATAVVDALGAADARGASAALGAGGALDPGLVVTVDDAPDDAWLDAWWSVDGRGGSAERDVARRILVRGPALYAAVRAGDRVLATARLALVDGWGGLFAVATRPEARRRGLSRAAMGAAVRVGLDRGITGLWLQVVEENAGARALYARLGFRTASRYEYWTRPGA